Proteins encoded in a region of the Diospyros lotus cultivar Yz01 chromosome 9, ASM1463336v1, whole genome shotgun sequence genome:
- the LOC127810394 gene encoding disease resistance protein RPV1-like isoform X1: protein MLLHGAEEIEGLILDMHLLKGVAEGNSSEVVFETNAFARMCKLRLLQLNFVQLSGSFEKFPKTLRWLCWHGFPFESIHNDFRLDNVVALDMRYSRLKNVWDGRKCFSSLKILNLSHSHFLAKTPDFSLVPNLETLILKDCVNLAEVYESIGNLKAFAQNSIQGLHEVGIFSTFFPGGEVPDWFSNKSAGSTVSFTVCSLPNCRFQGLNFCCVYALSNKEEIWWPPPLFAKSLQ, encoded by the exons ATGCTTCTTCAT GGTGCTGAGGAAATAGAAGGCCTCATTCTGGACATGCACTTGTTGAAGG GGGTTGCTGAAGGAAATTCTAGCGAAGTAGTTTTTGAAACCAATGCATTTGCAAGGATGTGCAAGCTAAGACTTCTCCAGCTCAATTTTGTACAACTCAGCGGCAGCTTTGAAAAATTTCCTAAAACATTAAGGTGGTTGTGTTGGCATGGCTTCCCTTTTGAATCTATACACAATGACTTCCGATTGGATAACGTGGTGGCTCTTGACATGCGTTACAGCAGGTTAAAAAATGTTTGGGATGGAAGAAAG TGTTTTAGTTCATTGAAGATCCTTAATCTCAGTCACTCTCATTTCCTTGCCAAAACTCCTGATTTCTCACTAGTCCCCAATCTTGAGACACTAATTCTTAAAGATTGTGTGAACTTGGCTGAGGTTTATGAATCCATTGGAAACTTAAAGGCATTTGCTCAAAATTCTATtcag GGGCTGCATGAAGTAGGCATATTCAGCACATTTTTTCCTGGAGGCGAGGTTCCAGACTGGTTTAGCAATAAAAGTGCAGGGTCCACAGTATCTTTTACTGTGTGCTCACTTCCTAATTGCAGGTTCCAAGGCTTGAACTTCTGCTGTGTCTATGCACTTTCCAATAAAGAGGAGATTTGGTGGCCTCCTCCATTGTTTGCTAAAAGTTTGCAATAA
- the LOC127810394 gene encoding disease resistance protein RPV1-like isoform X2, which translates to MHLLKGVAEGNSSEVVFETNAFARMCKLRLLQLNFVQLSGSFEKFPKTLRWLCWHGFPFESIHNDFRLDNVVALDMRYSRLKNVWDGRKCFSSLKILNLSHSHFLAKTPDFSLVPNLETLILKDCVNLAEVYESIGNLKAFAQNSIQGLHEVGIFSTFFPGGEVPDWFSNKSAGSTVSFTVCSLPNCRFQGLNFCCVYALSNKEEIWWPPPLFAKSLQ; encoded by the exons ATGCACTTGTTGAAGG GGGTTGCTGAAGGAAATTCTAGCGAAGTAGTTTTTGAAACCAATGCATTTGCAAGGATGTGCAAGCTAAGACTTCTCCAGCTCAATTTTGTACAACTCAGCGGCAGCTTTGAAAAATTTCCTAAAACATTAAGGTGGTTGTGTTGGCATGGCTTCCCTTTTGAATCTATACACAATGACTTCCGATTGGATAACGTGGTGGCTCTTGACATGCGTTACAGCAGGTTAAAAAATGTTTGGGATGGAAGAAAG TGTTTTAGTTCATTGAAGATCCTTAATCTCAGTCACTCTCATTTCCTTGCCAAAACTCCTGATTTCTCACTAGTCCCCAATCTTGAGACACTAATTCTTAAAGATTGTGTGAACTTGGCTGAGGTTTATGAATCCATTGGAAACTTAAAGGCATTTGCTCAAAATTCTATtcag GGGCTGCATGAAGTAGGCATATTCAGCACATTTTTTCCTGGAGGCGAGGTTCCAGACTGGTTTAGCAATAAAAGTGCAGGGTCCACAGTATCTTTTACTGTGTGCTCACTTCCTAATTGCAGGTTCCAAGGCTTGAACTTCTGCTGTGTCTATGCACTTTCCAATAAAGAGGAGATTTGGTGGCCTCCTCCATTGTTTGCTAAAAGTTTGCAATAA
- the LOC127810390 gene encoding disease resistance protein RPV1-like, producing the protein MASPRVEEFSSSTSPCAYDVFLSFRGKETRKTFTDHLYIALLDAGFRTFRDEEGIEVGENIKLELWKAIRDSRISIVVFSKDYASSCWCLDELLMILKRRRASGHEVLPIFYNMDPTLIKKQKERYMEAFARHEEQFVGEVDERKVEWVDKLKEWWAALEELADLGGMVSKDQDDGDESKFIQKVVKVVQDKINRTISSVSPYLIGTHTRAEDINTWLQDESSDVGMAAICGMGGIGKTTIAKMVYNLNFSSFEGVSFLANIREISGQPRGLIRLQKKLLSDILRGRKEKVYSIDEGIVKIKAALYCKRVLVVLDDVDKMEQLDAILGVRDWFSQGSKIIITTRHERLLRAHETCRMYRIEKLDVAESLELFSWHAFGKDHPTDDYESDSRRIVHYCEGLPLAIKVLGSSLSGKSLDVWKSHLEKLKAVPNSKVLEKLKISYENLQDEHDKNLFLHIACFFVGRDKDWTVQVLNECDFYATIGIHNLIDRCMLSIDFRNKLRMHQLIQDMGREIVRQESPYEPGKRSRIWNHEESFDVLAEKTGAEKIEGLILDMNLVKGNEFRKKVIRINKKRSFEVFMETSMLFDRCNSPKRQCFSLFSWNPVGVAEGNSSEVVFETNAFSKMCNLGLLQLNFVQLSGSFENFPKTLRWLCWHGFPFESIHNDFQLDNVVALDMRYSRLKNVWDGRKCFSSLKIFNLSHSHFLAKTPDFSLVPNLERLILKDCVNLAEVHESIGNLKALAVMILKDCRNLRKLPTNFIMLKSLEKLDISGCSNLDELPTGLRNMKSLKVFLADRIDTSRLLSTTGEPKSRHAFLWSLVQRFGRVPQFSESPLPSSLVRLSLENCNLSDDVFPRDFSHLNLLRDLNLGRNPIRSLPECISGLSALCILRLESCTELQSLLELPSLEILRVPECTSLQRITYQSGMSEPQIIETTNCGKLVDLEGDIKLEPIGNVDAEVIKVLGLHNVQSMTNVEMDFFNGVSANCTSSGRIERLPIQGMHEKGIFSTFFPGGEVPDWFSNKSAGSTISFTVCSFPSCRFRGLNFCCVYALSNKEEICWPPPLFAKVCNKSKDLKWIYGPRGFVIPKAGEEVIWLTHWKLGNYLDAGDEVTVNVVVDVGFEVKECGINHVCVQDQEVMEKASFDHSRLDACIFGSIPRVSSVTINGATFLSNHANYSQGRYSISHHISGFDWSQKLFEDSTEKTGQVVIQYGNEIFRLPTGVARKQTHPHHVQELEN; encoded by the exons ATGGCTAGTCCAAGAGTGGAAGAATTCTCCTCTTCCACTTCTCCATGTGCTTATGATGTGTTCTTGAGCTTTAGGGGCAAAGAGACCCGCAAGACTTTCACTGATCACCTTTATATAGCTCTGCTGGATGCAGGATTTCGCACTTTCAGGGATGAGGAGGGGATAGAAGTAGGAGAAAACATCAAGCTTGAACTCTGGAAAGCAATTCGAGACTCTAGAATTTCAATAGTGGTGTTCTCCAAGGACTATGCTTCTTCATGTTGGTGTCTTGATGAGCTTTTGATGATTCTCAAACGCAGGAGGGCCTCTGGACATGAAGTTTTACCCATATTTTATAACATGGATCCAACCTTAATCAAGAAGCAAAAGGAAAGGTATATGGAAGCATTTGCTAGGCATGAGGAGCAATTCGTAGGTGAAGTGGATGAAAGAAAAGTTGAGTGGGTGGACAAATTGAAGGAATGGTGGGCAGCTCTTGAAGAACTTGCGGATTTGGGAGGAATGGTTTCCAAAGATCAAGATGATGG GGATGAGTCAAAGTTTATCCAGAAAGTTGTTAAAGTAGTTCAAGACAAAATCAATCGCACAATCTCGAGTGTTTCCCCTTACTTAATTGGAACGCATACTCGTGCAGAAGACATCAACACTTGGTTACAAGATGAATCTAGTGATGTTGGCATGGCAGCCATTTGTGGGATGGGCGGAATAGGGAAGACTACGATAGCTAAAATGGTGTACAATTTAAACTTCTCAAGTTTTGAAGGTGTCAGCTTTCTTGCAAATATAAGAGAAATTTCAGGACAACCCAGAGGTTTAATTCGTTTGCAAAAAAAACTTCTTTCAGATATTCTAAgggggagaaaagaaaaagtatatAGTATTGATGAAGGGATTGTCAAAATTAAAGCTGCCCTATATTGCAAAAGAGTTCTTGTGGTCCTTGATGATGTTGACAAAATGGAGCAATTGGATGCAATACTAGGAGTGCGAGATTGGTTTTCTCAAGGAAGTAAAATCATAATTACAACCAGGCATGAGAGGTTACTAAGGGCTCATGAAACTTGCAGGATGTACAGGATTGAAAAATTGGATGTTGCAGAATCACTAGAGCTCTTCAGTTGGCATGCCTTTGGAAAAGACCATCCCACTGATGATTATGAGTCAGATTCTAGAAGGATCGTGCACTACTGTGAAGGGTTGCCATTAGCCATTAAGGTTTTGGGTTCTTCTTTATCTGGAAAAAGCCTAGATGTATGGAAGAGTCATTTAGAAAAACTAAAAGCAGTTCCAAACAGTAAAGTACTTGAAAAGCTCAAAATAAGCTATGAAAATTTGCAAGATGAGCATGACAAAAATTTGTTCCTCCATATTGCTTGTTTCTTCGTTGGGAGGGATAAAGATTGGACAGTTCAAGTCCTAAACGAGTGTGACTTTTACGCGACAATTGGAATCCACAATCTTATTGATAGATGCATGTTAAGTATTGATTTCCGGAATAAGTTGAGAATGCATCAATTGATTCAAGACATGGGAAGAGAAATTGTTCGGCAAGAATCGCCATATGAGCCAGGTAAGCGCAGTAGAATATGGAATCATGAAGAGTCCTTTGATGTCTTGGCAGAAAAAACT GGTGCTGAGAAAATAGAAGGCCTCATTCTGGACATGAACTTGGTGAAGGGTAATGAATTTCGCAAGAAAGTTATTCGTATTAATAAAAAGCGTTCGTTTGAAGTATTCATGGAAACCTCAATGTTGTTTGATCGATGCAATTCACCAAAACGACAATGTTTTTCCTTGTTCTCCTGGAACCCAGTAGGGGTTGCTGAAGGAAATTCTAGCGAAGTAGTTTTTGAAACCAATGCATTTTCAAAGATGTGCAACCTAGGACTTCTGCAGCTCAATTTTGTACAACTCAGTGGCagctttgaaaattttcctaaAACATTAAGGTGGTTGTGTTGGCATGGCTTCCCTTTTGAATCTATACACAATGACTTCCAATTGGATAACGTGGTGGCACTTGACATGCGTTACAGCAGGTTGAAAAATGTTTGGGATGGAAGAAAG TGTTTTAGTTCATTGAAAATCTTTAATCTAAGTCACTCTCATTTCCTTGCCAAAACTCCTGATTTCTCACTGGTCCCCAATCTTGAGAGACTAATTCTTAAAGATTGTGTGAACTTGGCTGAGGTTCATGAATCTATTGGAAACTTAAAGGCACTTGCTGTCATGATCCTAAAAGATTGCAGAAATCTGAGGAAGTTGCCAACAAACTTCATTATGCTAAAATCTCTTGAAAAGCTTGACATATCTGGTTGCTCAAATCTTGATGAGTTGCCAACAGGACTGAGGAATATGAAATCTTTGAAAGTGTTCCTTGCTGACAGAATTGATACAAGTCGTTTGCTCTCAACCACTGGGGAGCCAAAATCAAGACATGCATTTCTTTGGTCTTTGGTACAAAGGTTTGGAAGAGTTCCACAGTTCTCAGAGTCTCCTTTGCCGAGTTCATTAGTACGTTTGAGTCTTGAAAACTGCAATCTCTCTGATGATGTTTTCCCCAGGGATTTTAGTCACTTGAACTTGTTGAGGGATTTGAACCTTGGAAGAAATCCTATCCGTAGCCTACCAGAATGCATCAGTGGACTTAGTGCACTATGTATTCTACGCTTAGAATCATGTACAGAGCTTCAATCTCTTTTGGAGCTACCAAGCTTGGAAATATTGCGAGTGCCAGAGTGCACATCTTTGCAAAGGATAACTTATCAGTCAGGTATGTCCGAACCGCAAATCATAGAAACAACAAATTGTGGGAAACTGGTTGACCTAGAGGGTGACATCAAGCTTGAGCCTATAGGAAATGTAGATGCGGAAGTCATAAAAGTTCTGGGCTTGCACAACGTGCAATCTATGACAAACGTTGAGATGGACTTTTTCAATGGCGTCTCAGCAAATTGCACCTCATCCGGCAGAATTGAGAGGCTTCCTATtcag GGGATGCATGAAAAGGGTATATTCAGCACATTTTTTCCTGGAGGCGAGGTTCCAGACTGGTTTAGCAATAAAAGTGCAGGGTCCACAATATCTTTTACCGTGTGCTCATTTCCCAGTTGCAGGTTCCGAGGCTTGAACTTCTGCTGTGTCTATGCACTTTCCAATAAAGAGGAGATTTGTTGGCCTCCTCCATTGTTTGCTAAAGTTTGCAATAAGAGCAAGGATCTCAAGTGGATATATGGTCCGCGTGGCTTTGTCATTCCAAAAGCTGGAGAAGAGGTGATATGGTTAACCCACTGGAAGCTTGGGAATTATTTGGACGCAGGTGATGAAGTGACTGTTAATGTAGTAGTTGATGTTGGTTTTGAAGTGAAGGAGTGTGGCATAAACCATGTGTGTGTGCAAGATCAAGAGGTCATGGAGAAAGCCTCTTTTGATCACT